In a genomic window of Corynebacterium choanae:
- a CDS encoding electron transfer flavoprotein subunit beta/FixA family protein — translation MPCMVVLVKYVPDSWSKRILTEDFTLDRENVDAVMDEINEFAVEQALRIKEAHPEEGWEVVALTVGPAGSDQAVRKAIAMGADRGVVVTDDAIAGSDVLATAWALNNAINTIDDVRLVLTGDASTDGKMGALPAVLSEYRQWPAVTSVKSLQLTDDTVQAERITHDGVWELQASLPAIVSVSEQADKARFPNFKGLMAAKKADVPTLSAADCGIDPATVGLAHAATAVTAATARAERSRGTVVHDSGDGAAQIVAFLKTEGFID, via the coding sequence ATGCCTTGCATGGTGGTTTTAGTGAAATATGTTCCCGACTCCTGGTCGAAGCGAATCCTCACCGAGGACTTCACCTTGGATCGGGAAAACGTCGACGCAGTGATGGACGAAATCAACGAATTTGCCGTTGAGCAGGCACTTCGAATCAAGGAAGCCCATCCGGAGGAAGGCTGGGAGGTTGTCGCACTCACCGTCGGCCCGGCCGGCAGTGATCAGGCTGTTCGTAAAGCTATCGCCATGGGTGCTGATCGTGGCGTAGTAGTCACCGATGATGCCATTGCGGGATCAGATGTGTTGGCGACTGCTTGGGCGCTGAATAACGCAATCAACACTATTGACGATGTGCGGCTGGTGCTCACCGGTGATGCTTCAACCGATGGGAAGATGGGTGCGCTTCCTGCAGTGTTATCAGAATATCGGCAGTGGCCGGCGGTGACCTCGGTGAAGTCGCTGCAGCTCACCGACGATACTGTGCAAGCCGAACGAATCACCCATGATGGGGTGTGGGAGCTTCAGGCATCGCTGCCGGCTATTGTCAGTGTCTCCGAGCAGGCTGATAAGGCACGATTCCCGAATTTCAAGGGTCTCATGGCTGCAAAGAAAGCTGATGTGCCCACCTTGAGCGCGGCGGATTGCGGTATTGATCCGGCAACTGTCGGCCTGGCACATGCCGCCACTGCTGTTACTGCGGCAACTGCCCGGGCGGAACGCTCCCGCGGAACCGTGGTGCACGACAGTGGTGATGGGGCAGCGCAAATCGTTGCATTCCTGAAAACCGAAGGGTTTATCGACTAA
- a CDS encoding electron transfer flavoprotein subunit alpha/FixB family protein, with amino-acid sequence MSCVYVVLPHHQGQLDAVSFELIAAARPLGDVHAVVVSDNHLGEQLFSTLSQAGVSRTIDVHCPDYAARVILPEVDAVSQLAAATPGPIVTAATVDGNEIAGRLAARLGSGVLCDVTAIGPDGTATMSILGDSYQVSAAVGGACPIYTVRPGVTVIDDAATDGELVAVEIGARGGLDVAVTGFTPAAPLERPDLTQAKVVVAGGRGVGSREGFTTLCEPLADVFGGAVGATRDAADDDFYDRTYQIGQTGVTCAPDLYIGLGISGAIQHKAGMQTSRTIVAINNDEEAPIFDICDFGVVGDVHTVVPQLIEQLQAAKGTS; translated from the coding sequence ATGTCTTGTGTGTATGTTGTGCTTCCCCACCACCAGGGGCAGCTTGATGCAGTGTCGTTTGAACTTATTGCCGCCGCCCGCCCGTTAGGGGATGTGCATGCTGTTGTGGTGAGCGACAATCATCTTGGGGAGCAGCTGTTTTCGACCTTGTCGCAGGCAGGGGTAAGCCGCACAATCGATGTGCATTGTCCTGATTATGCAGCCCGGGTGATCCTCCCTGAGGTGGATGCTGTCAGCCAGCTTGCTGCAGCAACTCCGGGCCCTATTGTTACCGCCGCAACAGTTGACGGCAACGAAATTGCTGGTCGTCTCGCAGCCCGGCTGGGATCGGGTGTGCTGTGCGATGTTACCGCCATCGGACCTGATGGTACGGCGACGATGAGCATTTTGGGTGACTCGTATCAGGTGTCGGCGGCGGTCGGCGGCGCCTGCCCGATCTATACTGTGCGCCCTGGTGTGACGGTGATTGATGATGCCGCCACCGACGGTGAGCTAGTAGCTGTTGAGATTGGCGCTCGTGGTGGGTTGGATGTGGCAGTTACCGGCTTTACTCCCGCCGCCCCGCTTGAGCGTCCTGATCTTACCCAGGCAAAGGTCGTGGTTGCCGGCGGCCGTGGGGTGGGTTCCCGGGAAGGGTTTACCACGTTGTGTGAGCCTCTTGCCGACGTGTTTGGTGGGGCAGTGGGGGCCACCCGGGATGCTGCCGATGACGACTTTTACGACCGGACCTATCAGATTGGGCAAACCGGGGTGACCTGTGCACCGGATCTGTATATCGGATTGGGGATCTCTGGGGCTATTCAGCACAAGGCTGGTATGCAAACCTCCCGCACCATTGTGGCTATCAACAATGATGAGGAAGCCCCCATTTTTGATATTTGCGATTTTGGTGTGGTCGGTGACGTGCACACTGTTGTGCCACAGCTCATTGAACAGTTGCAAGCCGCGAAGGGTACCTCGTAA
- a CDS encoding cysteine desulfurase family protein produces the protein MEHAAHWYFDHAATSPLREVAKQAWLAHAGLLNPGGQYAAGRAARAALESAREQVAALLGCAPIEVIFTSSGTESNNIALRGIAATVAAQHADRPPHIASAAIEHPAVAETVKALCTPAAKSRGGAVCTHVPLVVDPDGIVRDTVSTKSPVDIATLMWANNETGAIQPVAEFAAAAAAAGAAVHIDATQAVGKIPLDLGSLPWTTVALSAHKFGGPRGVGVLCAKKSPPLAPVLTGGGQQRGIRPGTVDVAGAVATAAALAEAVAEIPTVEPRVRALRDRLARGIMEQIPDTVIHTPLDDPQAALAGHLHLSFPGAEADSLLFIADMRQIAVSSGSACHAGVNRPSDTLLAMGVSEPVARSAMRFTLGHDTTDQAVDYVLDNIAAIVATARTAGMA, from the coding sequence ATGGAACACGCAGCTCACTGGTATTTTGACCATGCCGCCACCTCCCCGCTGCGGGAGGTCGCGAAACAGGCGTGGCTTGCTCATGCTGGCCTACTCAACCCGGGCGGGCAATATGCGGCTGGGCGGGCGGCTCGAGCGGCACTCGAATCTGCCCGGGAGCAGGTTGCTGCGTTGTTAGGCTGTGCCCCGATCGAAGTGATTTTCACCAGCTCCGGAACCGAGTCGAACAATATTGCCTTGCGCGGTATAGCGGCAACGGTTGCGGCACAACATGCTGATAGGCCGCCGCACATTGCTTCGGCGGCGATTGAACATCCTGCAGTAGCTGAAACAGTCAAAGCACTGTGCACCCCTGCGGCCAAGAGCCGCGGCGGGGCGGTGTGCACCCATGTGCCGCTGGTGGTTGATCCTGACGGGATCGTCCGGGATACCGTTTCAACGAAATCCCCAGTTGATATTGCCACGTTGATGTGGGCAAATAATGAAACCGGCGCTATTCAGCCGGTGGCCGAATTTGCGGCCGCGGCCGCGGCCGCCGGTGCAGCTGTCCACATTGACGCCACGCAGGCGGTGGGCAAGATTCCTCTTGATTTGGGAAGTCTGCCGTGGACAACAGTGGCGTTGAGTGCCCACAAATTCGGCGGTCCCCGCGGCGTGGGGGTGTTGTGTGCGAAAAAATCCCCACCTCTTGCCCCGGTGCTCACCGGCGGCGGCCAGCAGCGGGGGATTCGCCCCGGTACTGTCGATGTGGCTGGGGCGGTTGCCACCGCGGCAGCGTTAGCTGAAGCCGTGGCAGAGATTCCGACGGTTGAACCACGGGTGCGGGCGCTGCGTGACCGGCTGGCCCGCGGAATTATGGAACAAATCCCGGATACGGTGATCCACACCCCACTCGATGATCCGCAAGCGGCACTTGCTGGGCATCTGCACCTGTCGTTTCCGGGTGCGGAAGCCGATTCGCTGTTGTTTATCGCCGATATGCGACAGATTGCGGTATCTTCTGGTTCGGCATGTCACGCCGGGGTAAACCGGCCAAGTGACACCCTGCTTGCGATGGGGGTCAGTGAGCCGGTGGCCCGCAGTGCGATGCGGTTTACCCTCGGCCATGACACCACTGATCAGGCTGTGGATTATGTGTTGGACAATATTGCGGCAATCGTGGCAACTGCCCGCACCGCCGGTATGGCCTAG
- the mnmA gene encoding tRNA 2-thiouridine(34) synthase MnmA, translated as MRVLAAMSGGVDSAVAAARAVAAGHEVTGIHLALSKDPQAVRESSRGCCSIEDSADARRVCDKLGIPFYVWDFSDRFASEVIDDFVASYQIGQTPNPCLRCNEKIKFRALLQRGVALGFDAVATGHYARLTHVADGGDGYLRRAVDPLKDQSYVLGVLSEAEISRCMFPVGDTVKPEIRQEAADLGFSVAKKPDSYDICFIPDGDTKGFLNRTIGTQPGEIVDEAGNRLKTTDDMFGFTIGQRKGLDLRQPAADGKPRYVTGIHPARKQVVVGPRGHLSVGTIVADRLKKLHPDMAGEVDCQVQVRAHGGITDCTARIDWDTDTMELQLHEPLLGVAPGQAAVLYAPQPDGADIVLGSGTITATRRFLQNTD; from the coding sequence ATGCGAGTATTAGCCGCCATGAGCGGGGGCGTAGATTCCGCAGTCGCAGCTGCTCGGGCTGTTGCTGCCGGTCACGAGGTCACCGGTATTCACCTTGCCCTGTCCAAAGATCCGCAGGCGGTGCGGGAATCCTCCCGGGGTTGCTGCTCTATCGAGGATTCGGCCGATGCGCGTCGCGTCTGCGACAAACTCGGCATTCCGTTTTATGTGTGGGATTTCTCCGACCGGTTTGCCAGCGAAGTCATCGACGACTTTGTCGCCTCTTATCAGATTGGGCAAACCCCGAATCCGTGTTTGCGGTGTAACGAAAAAATCAAATTCCGGGCGCTGCTGCAGCGCGGGGTTGCCCTCGGATTTGATGCGGTGGCTACCGGCCACTATGCCCGGCTTACCCATGTCGCTGACGGCGGCGATGGCTATTTGCGGCGGGCTGTTGATCCGTTGAAAGACCAATCCTATGTGCTGGGGGTGCTCAGTGAAGCAGAAATCTCCCGCTGCATGTTCCCGGTTGGTGACACTGTGAAACCGGAGATCCGCCAGGAAGCCGCCGACCTGGGGTTCAGCGTGGCAAAGAAACCAGACTCCTACGATATTTGTTTTATCCCCGATGGCGACACCAAAGGGTTTCTCAATCGGACGATCGGTACCCAACCCGGTGAGATCGTCGACGAGGCCGGCAACCGGTTAAAAACCACCGACGACATGTTCGGCTTTACCATTGGTCAACGCAAAGGCCTTGATCTTCGGCAGCCGGCGGCGGACGGTAAACCACGCTATGTAACCGGTATTCATCCTGCTAGAAAGCAGGTCGTTGTCGGTCCGCGCGGCCATCTATCAGTGGGCACTATCGTGGCTGACCGGTTGAAAAAACTGCATCCCGATATGGCTGGGGAAGTGGACTGTCAAGTGCAGGTTCGTGCCCACGGTGGGATCACGGACTGTACCGCCCGAATCGATTGGGACACCGATACCATGGAGCTGCAGCTGCATGAGCCACTCTTGGGGGTTGCCCCCGGACAGGCGGCTGTGCTGTACGCCCCGCAGCCTGATGGTGCCGATATTGTGCTGGGGTCGGGAACAATCACCGCCACCCGTCGTTTTCTGCAAAACACCGACTAG
- a CDS encoding 3'-5' exonuclease, producing MNRFDPGAMLSFDLETTSANPLEARIVTSALVTISGGTSQAYEMLADPGVEIPEQASEVHGITTEYAREHGRDHESVLRETIEKIYAGWEAGLTLIVFNAAYDLTVLRKLSGDFVVEGPVVDPFVIDKALDPYRKGRRNLSSMCEHYGVRIDNAHEATADALASARIAWKQAKCFPQELVGVDSDDLMTNQAVWHQQSVTKLQQYFASKGQDTTNFDTGWPLHSALT from the coding sequence ATGAACCGTTTTGATCCCGGCGCCATGCTGTCCTTCGATTTGGAAACTACTTCCGCCAATCCGTTAGAGGCACGAATTGTCACCTCTGCGCTGGTAACGATCAGCGGTGGTACGTCGCAAGCCTATGAGATGCTGGCTGATCCTGGGGTAGAGATTCCCGAACAGGCCAGCGAGGTGCACGGCATTACCACCGAATATGCCCGGGAACATGGGCGGGATCACGAGTCGGTGCTGCGGGAAACCATTGAGAAAATCTATGCCGGCTGGGAGGCAGGGTTGACGCTTATTGTGTTTAACGCAGCGTATGATCTCACCGTGCTGCGGAAGCTTTCCGGTGATTTTGTGGTGGAAGGCCCGGTTGTTGATCCCTTTGTCATCGATAAAGCCTTAGACCCCTACCGGAAGGGGCGCCGTAATTTGTCTTCGATGTGTGAGCACTACGGGGTGCGGATTGATAACGCCCATGAGGCTACCGCTGACGCGTTGGCATCGGCGCGGATCGCCTGGAAGCAGGCGAAATGTTTCCCCCAGGAGCTGGTGGGTGTCGATAGCGACGATTTGATGACCAACCAGGCTGTGTGGCATCAGCAGTCGGTGACGAAGTTACAACAATATTTTGCTTCAAAAGGCCAGGATACGACGAATTTTGATACGGGTTGGCCGCTGCATTCCGCGCTTACCTAA
- the ligA gene encoding NAD-dependent DNA ligase LigA yields the protein MEPQDVQGSTTDPAIVAQWQQLAEEIQHHRQLYYSGNPIIDDATFDQRYQQLLALEQQYPQLAGDDSPTRQVGAIPTASPFANVTHLERMLSLDNVFNIAELSAWLARTPGERYLTELKIDGLSIDLIYEHGTLVRAATRGDGRIGEDVTNNARVIDDIVPKLQPHPDYPIPDLLEVRGEVYIRVDDFPAVNTRRIAEGGAPFANPRNAAAGSLRMKNAESVKHRKLHMICHGIGKIDGYTPASLHDAYAALAAWGLRVSPYTKQVTSAEEVINQVNYFATHRHDADHETDGVVIKIDDRAAQQALGETSRAPRWAIAYKYPPEEVNTTLRDIWVGVGRTGRVTPFAVMEPVTVAGSVVQMATLHNQFEARRKGVLIGDTVTIRKAGEVIPEVLGPLAHSRNGSERQFIFPQLCPECGTRLGPAKAGDVDYRCPNTRYCPGQLQGRISYLASRAAFDIEALGERGSAELIRRGILRDEGDVFDLTEEKLADSVTFTNEQGGLNEQGKKLLKNLAAAKHADLWRILVALSIRHVGPTAARALAEHFASVDDIAQADAATLAAIDGVGPIIGESINQWFTVDWHQEIVRRWREAGVVMERSATADTPENEQILAGLTIVATGSLQEFTRDGVKEAIISRGGKAASSVSKNTTVVVAGDKAGSKLAKAEQLGVPIIDETQFIALLGGDRSVIPDGD from the coding sequence GTGGAACCACAAGACGTACAAGGCAGCACCACGGATCCTGCAATTGTTGCTCAATGGCAGCAGCTCGCCGAAGAAATCCAACATCATCGGCAGCTGTATTACAGCGGCAACCCAATTATTGACGACGCCACCTTCGACCAGCGCTACCAGCAGCTCTTGGCGTTAGAACAACAATATCCGCAACTTGCCGGCGACGACAGTCCCACCCGTCAAGTCGGTGCGATCCCCACTGCTTCACCTTTTGCAAACGTCACCCATTTAGAGCGGATGCTCAGCCTTGACAATGTGTTCAACATTGCCGAGCTTTCCGCCTGGCTCGCCCGCACCCCCGGCGAACGCTACCTCACCGAGCTGAAAATTGACGGCCTATCCATCGACCTTATCTATGAACACGGCACGCTTGTTCGTGCCGCCACCCGCGGCGACGGCCGCATCGGTGAGGACGTCACCAACAATGCCCGGGTTATCGACGACATCGTCCCGAAGCTGCAACCCCATCCCGACTATCCCATCCCAGATCTGCTCGAAGTCCGCGGCGAAGTCTATATTCGCGTCGACGACTTTCCAGCGGTGAACACCCGCCGCATCGCCGAAGGTGGTGCGCCCTTTGCCAACCCGCGCAACGCGGCCGCTGGATCGTTACGGATGAAAAACGCCGAAAGTGTCAAACATCGCAAACTCCACATGATTTGCCACGGCATCGGCAAAATCGACGGCTACACCCCAGCTTCCCTGCACGACGCTTACGCAGCCCTCGCCGCATGGGGGCTGCGTGTATCGCCATACACCAAACAGGTGACCAGTGCGGAAGAAGTCATCAACCAGGTCAACTACTTCGCCACCCACCGGCACGACGCCGACCATGAAACCGACGGAGTGGTCATCAAAATCGACGACCGCGCCGCCCAGCAAGCACTCGGCGAAACATCCCGCGCACCCCGCTGGGCGATCGCCTACAAATATCCGCCCGAAGAAGTCAACACCACCCTGCGCGATATTTGGGTCGGCGTTGGTCGCACCGGCCGGGTCACCCCATTTGCAGTCATGGAACCGGTAACAGTGGCAGGATCCGTCGTACAAATGGCCACCCTGCACAACCAGTTTGAAGCCCGCCGGAAAGGCGTACTCATTGGCGATACAGTCACCATCCGGAAAGCTGGCGAAGTCATCCCCGAGGTGTTAGGACCGTTGGCGCATAGCCGTAACGGCAGTGAGCGGCAGTTTATTTTCCCGCAACTCTGTCCCGAATGCGGCACCCGACTCGGTCCTGCCAAAGCAGGCGATGTCGATTACCGCTGCCCCAACACCCGCTACTGTCCCGGCCAACTGCAAGGACGCATCAGCTATCTGGCGTCCCGCGCCGCCTTCGATATTGAAGCCCTCGGGGAGCGCGGCAGTGCCGAACTCATCCGCCGCGGAATTTTGCGCGACGAAGGCGATGTGTTTGACCTCACCGAAGAAAAACTTGCCGACAGTGTCACCTTCACCAATGAGCAAGGTGGACTCAACGAGCAAGGGAAAAAACTGTTGAAAAATCTTGCCGCTGCAAAACACGCCGACCTGTGGCGGATATTAGTGGCACTGTCTATTCGGCATGTTGGCCCGACTGCCGCCCGGGCATTGGCTGAACACTTTGCCAGCGTGGACGATATCGCGCAGGCCGATGCGGCCACCCTCGCCGCAATCGACGGAGTAGGCCCCATTATCGGCGAATCCATCAACCAATGGTTCACCGTCGATTGGCATCAAGAAATTGTGCGACGCTGGCGCGAAGCAGGCGTCGTCATGGAACGATCTGCCACAGCAGACACCCCGGAAAACGAGCAAATCCTAGCCGGATTAACCATTGTTGCAACCGGATCGCTGCAGGAATTCACCCGTGACGGGGTGAAAGAAGCGATCATCAGCCGGGGCGGGAAAGCCGCATCGTCCGTCTCGAAGAACACCACCGTCGTAGTGGCTGGTGACAAGGCCGGCTCCAAGCTTGCCAAAGCCGAACAACTCGGCGTGCCCATTATCGACGAAACACAATTTATCGCCCTGCTAGGGGGCGACCGGAGTGTTATCCCAGACGGCGACTAG
- a CDS encoding amino acid-binding ACT domain protein: MSYLIRVLLPDTPGSLGQLADSLGLVDANIQSVDVVSSAVDGRAVDDIVVTLPKGALPDTIITATREVPGVEVDSLRPFSGTVDRRGQIQMLSTVAQHRQNPRRAMEELVEVIPRSMTSGWGIVLDMQPHMTRVAASQAAPSDDDTHPAVVIDAPRVIDPETESWIPHRWTLLDSTLAATPIVGTSLVLVIGRPGGPEFLESEVQHLGDLGVIIGSILT; the protein is encoded by the coding sequence ATGTCGTATCTTATCCGCGTACTGCTGCCGGATACCCCGGGCAGTTTGGGGCAGCTTGCTGACTCGTTAGGGCTGGTTGATGCGAATATTCAGTCCGTCGATGTGGTGAGTTCCGCAGTTGATGGTCGGGCAGTCGACGATATTGTTGTCACCCTGCCGAAGGGGGCTCTGCCGGATACTATTATCACCGCTACTCGGGAAGTACCCGGGGTTGAAGTCGATTCACTCCGGCCGTTTTCTGGGACAGTTGATCGCCGCGGCCAGATTCAGATGCTGTCTACGGTGGCTCAGCATCGTCAGAATCCCCGGCGCGCCATGGAAGAATTGGTGGAGGTCATTCCGCGTTCTATGACTTCTGGGTGGGGCATTGTGCTGGATATGCAGCCGCATATGACCCGGGTTGCGGCCTCTCAGGCGGCGCCAAGTGATGATGACACGCATCCCGCTGTGGTCATTGACGCTCCACGTGTTATCGATCCGGAAACCGAATCGTGGATTCCGCACCGGTGGACGTTGCTTGATTCGACGTTGGCAGCGACTCCAATCGTGGGTACCTCCCTGGTGCTGGTGATTGGGCGCCCGGGAGGTCCGGAATTTCTCGAATCGGAGGTGCAGCACCTGGGCGACTTGGGCGTGATTATCGGGTCGATTTTGACCTAA
- the gatC gene encoding Asp-tRNA(Asn)/Glu-tRNA(Gln) amidotransferase subunit GatC, whose translation MSEISRDEVKHLANLARLALTDEELDQFAEQIDGIIENVSKVRSVDAAGVEPMSHPHSIETVMREDRIGTMLTPEQALDQAPAQAQQRFKVPQILNEGDE comes from the coding sequence GTGTCAGAAATTTCGCGTGACGAGGTCAAACACCTCGCAAATCTTGCCCGTTTGGCGCTCACTGACGAGGAACTCGATCAGTTCGCAGAACAGATTGACGGCATTATTGAAAACGTGTCAAAGGTGCGCAGCGTCGACGCGGCGGGTGTGGAACCGATGAGCCATCCCCATTCCATCGAGACTGTCATGCGGGAAGACCGTATTGGCACCATGCTGACCCCAGAGCAGGCGTTAGACCAGGCTCCTGCCCAGGCACAGCAGCGATTCAAAGTGCCACAGATCCTCAACGAAGGCGACGAATAG
- the gatA gene encoding Asp-tRNA(Asn)/Glu-tRNA(Gln) amidotransferase subunit GatA, which produces MTDSAYLAGHGASELTAMTAAALAEKIHAGELSSREVTQAHLDRITEIDGDVHAFLHVAGEQALQAADEVDASIARGDKPASALAGVPLALKDVFTTTDMPTTCGSKMLEGYLSPYDATVTTKIRNAGIPIIGKTNMDEFAMGSSTENSAYGPTKNPWDLARTAGGSGGGSSAALAAGLAPLAIGTDTGGSIRQPAALTATVGVKPTYGTVSRYGLVACASSLDQGGPTARTVLDTALLHEVIAGHDHFDATSVDRPVADVVAAARKGADGDLTGMKIGVVKQFDRDGYQDGVLTSFHAAVAQLTEQGAEVVEVDCPHFDDALAAYYLILPCEVSSNLARFDGMRYGLREGDDGRHSAEEVMAISRAQGFGPEVKRRIILGTYALSVGYYDAYYLQAQRVRTLIAQDFAQAFAKCDVLVSPTTPTTAFKLGEKVNDPLAMYNFDLCTLPLNLAGVCGMSLPSGLAEDTQLPVGLQIMAPAFADDRLYHVGAAFEAAREPLLPHRG; this is translated from the coding sequence ATGACTGATAGTGCGTATTTAGCAGGCCACGGCGCCAGTGAACTCACCGCGATGACTGCCGCCGCCTTGGCGGAGAAAATTCATGCTGGGGAGCTTTCCTCCCGTGAGGTTACTCAGGCACATCTTGACCGCATCACTGAGATCGACGGTGACGTCCATGCCTTTTTGCATGTTGCCGGTGAACAAGCGCTGCAAGCAGCAGATGAAGTGGACGCCTCAATTGCGCGCGGTGACAAACCGGCAAGCGCACTAGCTGGTGTGCCACTGGCGTTGAAGGACGTCTTTACTACCACAGATATGCCAACCACCTGTGGCTCGAAGATGCTCGAAGGTTATCTTTCGCCGTATGACGCCACCGTCACAACCAAGATTCGCAATGCTGGTATTCCGATTATCGGCAAGACGAATATGGATGAATTTGCCATGGGCTCATCCACTGAAAACTCCGCTTACGGACCGACGAAGAATCCGTGGGATCTTGCGCGTACTGCGGGTGGTTCCGGTGGTGGATCTTCTGCGGCACTCGCTGCAGGGTTAGCACCTTTGGCGATTGGTACTGATACTGGTGGTTCTATTCGGCAGCCTGCCGCGTTGACGGCAACTGTTGGGGTCAAGCCCACCTATGGCACCGTGTCTCGCTACGGGCTGGTGGCGTGTGCATCGTCCCTTGACCAGGGCGGTCCAACGGCTCGTACCGTGTTGGACACTGCGCTGCTCCACGAGGTGATTGCCGGTCACGATCATTTTGACGCAACGAGCGTGGATCGGCCAGTTGCCGATGTTGTTGCTGCTGCCCGCAAGGGTGCCGACGGTGATTTAACAGGCATGAAGATCGGTGTCGTCAAGCAGTTTGACCGTGACGGCTATCAAGACGGTGTGCTCACTAGCTTCCATGCGGCTGTCGCTCAGCTCACTGAGCAAGGTGCGGAAGTAGTGGAAGTGGATTGTCCGCACTTCGATGACGCACTTGCGGCCTACTATCTCATCTTGCCGTGTGAAGTCTCATCCAACCTGGCTCGGTTTGATGGTATGCGCTATGGCCTGCGAGAGGGCGATGATGGTCGCCACTCGGCTGAAGAAGTCATGGCAATCTCGCGGGCGCAGGGCTTTGGTCCAGAGGTCAAGCGCCGCATTATTCTTGGCACTTACGCACTGTCGGTGGGTTACTACGACGCCTACTATCTGCAGGCGCAGCGGGTGCGCACCTTGATTGCGCAGGACTTCGCCCAAGCGTTTGCCAAGTGTGATGTGCTGGTTTCGCCGACCACTCCGACCACCGCTTTCAAGTTGGGTGAAAAGGTGAACGATCCGCTGGCGATGTATAACTTCGACCTGTGCACCCTGCCGTTGAACCTGGCAGGTGTGTGTGGCATGTCGCTGCCATCTGGTTTGGCGGAGGATACTCAGCTGCCGGTTGGTTTGCAGATTATGGCGCCAGCTTTTGCGGACGATCGCCTTTACCATGTGGGTGCCGCGTTTGAAGCTGCCCGCGAGCCGTTGTTGCCACATCGCGGCTAA